Proteins found in one Micromonospora sp. WMMD1082 genomic segment:
- a CDS encoding rhodanese-like domain-containing protein — protein sequence MSPGVEALLEQARAGMTRLTPQETVQAATRGALVVDTRTDAQRREQGDLPGVIVIDRTVLEWRLDPASDWRIPEATGYDLDIVVVCRQGYSSSLAAASLRALGLHRATDMIGGVEAWRSAGLPFSDQPADIRH from the coding sequence ATGAGTCCCGGCGTCGAGGCGTTGCTGGAACAGGCCCGTGCGGGCATGACCCGGCTGACCCCGCAGGAGACGGTGCAGGCCGCCACCCGTGGTGCGCTCGTGGTCGACACCCGTACCGACGCTCAGCGGCGGGAGCAGGGCGACCTGCCCGGCGTCATCGTGATCGACCGGACCGTGCTGGAATGGCGGCTCGACCCGGCCAGCGACTGGCGCATCCCCGAGGCCACCGGGTACGACCTCGACATCGTCGTGGTGTGCCGCCAGGGCTACAGCTCCAGCCTGGCCGCGGCCAGCCTGCGCGCCCTCGGCCTGCACCGGGCGACCGACATGATCGGCGGGGTGGAGGCGTGGCGCTCGGCGGGGCTGCCCTTCTCCGACCAGCCCGCCGACATCCGGCACTGA
- a CDS encoding cobyric acid synthase, whose product MTGGLLVAGTTSDAGKSVLTAGICRWLYRQGVKVAPFKAQNMSNNSAVVLGADGRGGEIGRAQAMQAAACGIAPDLRFNPVLLKPGSDLASQVVLLGQAVDTITAGTFRALRPRLAETAYAALAELRSAYDVVICEGAGSPAEINLRDGDYVNMGLARHARLPTIVVGDIDRGGVFAAMFGTLALLEPADQALIAGFVVNKFRGDLGLLAPGLEMLRHLTGRPTYGVLPWALDLWLDAEDSLAYGRVLGRPAAPHGTEWLDVAVLRLPRISNATDVEALATEPGVRVRLTVEPAELAAADLVVLPGSKSTVADLAWLRETGLADAVTAHAAAGRPVLGICGGYQMLARAIHDPVESRRGSVPGLGLLPVEVTFDPHKTVRPAVGTAEGHLPVHGYEIHHGYVSAADPELTPLLRDADGAGEGALHGVVHGTHWHGTFESDGFRRWFLTRVARLAGRTGFRVAPDTSFAAARERGLDLLGDLVEEHLDTAALWRLIESGPPADLPFVPPGAPRR is encoded by the coding sequence GTGACGGGTGGACTGCTGGTCGCCGGGACCACCTCGGATGCGGGCAAGAGCGTGCTCACCGCCGGCATCTGCCGGTGGCTGTACCGCCAGGGCGTGAAGGTGGCGCCCTTCAAGGCGCAGAACATGTCGAACAACTCCGCGGTGGTGCTCGGAGCGGACGGTCGGGGCGGCGAGATCGGCCGGGCGCAGGCGATGCAGGCCGCGGCCTGCGGGATCGCCCCGGACCTGAGGTTCAACCCGGTGCTGCTCAAGCCGGGCAGCGACCTGGCCAGCCAGGTGGTGCTGCTCGGCCAGGCCGTCGACACGATCACCGCCGGCACCTTTCGCGCGTTGCGTCCCCGGCTGGCCGAGACCGCGTACGCGGCGCTGGCGGAGTTGCGGTCGGCGTACGACGTGGTGATCTGTGAGGGTGCCGGCAGCCCCGCGGAGATCAACCTGCGCGACGGCGACTACGTGAACATGGGCCTGGCCCGGCATGCCCGGCTGCCGACCATCGTGGTCGGTGACATCGACCGGGGCGGCGTGTTCGCCGCCATGTTCGGCACCCTCGCCCTGCTCGAACCCGCCGACCAGGCCCTGATCGCCGGCTTCGTGGTCAACAAGTTCCGGGGCGACCTCGGCCTGCTCGCGCCGGGGCTGGAGATGCTGCGTCACCTCACCGGCCGCCCGACGTACGGGGTGCTGCCCTGGGCGCTGGACCTCTGGCTCGACGCGGAGGACTCGCTCGCCTACGGCCGGGTGCTCGGCCGCCCGGCCGCCCCGCACGGCACCGAGTGGCTCGACGTGGCGGTGCTGCGGCTGCCCCGGATCAGCAACGCCACCGACGTCGAGGCGCTGGCGACCGAGCCCGGAGTGCGCGTGCGGCTGACCGTCGAGCCGGCGGAACTCGCCGCCGCCGACCTCGTCGTGCTGCCCGGCTCCAAGTCGACCGTGGCCGACCTGGCCTGGCTGCGCGAGACCGGCCTCGCCGACGCGGTCACCGCGCACGCGGCGGCGGGCCGTCCGGTGCTGGGCATCTGCGGCGGCTACCAGATGCTGGCCCGCGCCATCCACGACCCGGTGGAGAGCCGCCGGGGTAGCGTCCCCGGCCTCGGCCTGCTCCCCGTCGAGGTCACCTTCGATCCACACAAGACGGTCCGGCCGGCGGTGGGCACCGCCGAGGGTCACCTCCCGGTCCATGGCTACGAGATCCACCACGGGTACGTCTCGGCGGCCGACCCGGAACTGACCCCGCTGCTGCGCGACGCCGACGGCGCCGGGGAGGGCGCGCTGCACGGTGTCGTGCACGGCACCCACTGGCACGGCACGTTCGAGTCCGACGGGTTCCGGCGGTGGTTCCTGACCCGGGTGGCCCGCCTCGCCGGGCGTACCGGCTTCCGGGTCGCGCCGGACACCTCCTTCGCCGCCGCCCGGGAGCGCGGCCTCGACCTGCTCGGCGATCTGGTCGAGGAACACCTGGACACGGCGGCGCTGTGGCGGCTCATCGAGAGCGGCCCACCCGCCGACCTGCCGTTCGTCCCACCCGGCGCCCCGCGACGTTGA